The DNA window CCGTGACTTACTGTGTCCAATGTGGAAACCTTCTCATGTGGAAAATTGTAAGATACTAGTAATATTAAAGATCATTTGAGTTTCATGATAACAAGAAGGATTTGTTGCTCTTTTTTATTCCCTCTTAAATTACTGAACTTATGATTTCTCCAGATTGCCGTCTCCCAACCGTCTAGTGTTTATAGAGTAGGAGGATCCATCTTGAGATTGTAAGTTTCTAATTATGAAATTGCAGATTGAGACGTATGTACATGTATATCTATGGTATGACTTGTAAAGTGTTAATTCAAATGAGTATTTTGTTGCAGGGACGCGGTTATTAGCTGGAACAATGTAACGTTGTTTGATTTTCTCAATGGAGGCAATAATGAACAGACTCCtaatgatcaagatggaggTGCAGATGAACAACAAGATGGAAACGCTAATGAACAAGATTCAAGCGCTAATGAGCAAAATGTTGATCAAGATGGAGACGCTAATGAACAAGATTTAGGGTCTAATGAGCAAACTGCTGATCTGGATGGAAATGGAGGCATTAATGAACAAGTTCCTAATCAAGATGTAGCTATTGTTGAGGGGCTGGGCAATATTGATCTAAATGCAAACATTTGAATCAACTATTGATGAAAATGCAGATAGGGCACTCATGATGCAGAACCAGCTTATTACaatagagttcatattgtaCGAGTATTAATTCATAACTGTATGATATtctgctttctttttttggtttttggatTTCACTACATATTGATTTTGGAGAAAAGCAATTGACACTGAACATTTGACATGTTTGAGCTCGAGTACTTCCCTTCTCTATATGCTGCTAATTAGTTTGTCTTTTGACTACAATCTACTGCTTAAAAGTCACTGCAACTGCCGTGCAATTGTCTTTGTTTCAACAAGTGTAGTTGCTTCACTAGTATgggagatttaaaatgtttgattttgaaaaataggCATAAATCCCTTATAGttgagtaggattttatttgtttcaatCGAGGATACAATGTATATAGAACAAATCACACATAATTTTGACCTTATGTATcttgagatacatgtattttgaCGTATTTGGATACACTAAAATCTGTTAAGAttcgtaatattgcaaactagcgTGTGTATCTGaataattagctcctaaactagtggATTTTTGTAAGTTACCTTATTTGTCAGAGTGTTTGGAGTATTTCAATAAGATTGTGGTCCAAAGAATATTAGAGCGTACTGTGTCTTATTTCTAAAAGTTTCCAAATAATAGAATTTTGcacaaatattagtttttttttctttctagtatttgagaatttgattttttttattaaaaatatttatcaattaatGACAAGTATATGACCAAACAGTATTTGTCAAGTTTTTTCTCAAACATTTTTGGGCGTCTGGCAATATCTATGGCCAAATAGATTctaagaaaagagaaaaattcaAGTTTTGCACTGTCCCTGTTTGATGGATTGTCATTAATTTTTCACATACTGCTTATTTAATGAAATTTGTTGTCAAAAGTATTCATAACTATTGCTTAAANatatttccaaatttcaagctccttcaaagACACTTCAAATAGTCGGATGTTACAAGTCATTTCAAAACAGAGCTCTTCTCAACTagaattcaagaatcaagaattaatataatttcagTTTTGGGCATTTCTCCTCTGTTATAATTTTCACCCATTTTTTCGTTTTCTTGGATTCTCGTTGATCACCAACTCCATCTTTGGTGTGTAGTCtgtcttttcttttcatatatttttccaGCTTTTATATTTCTCTTACACTTTGTTCTTTATTCTGTAATAGGTCAAACATGTCTATTAGGATTTGGTTCTTGACTCAACAATTTGTGATGAGACAGAATTTACCTGAATACAATCATATCCCTTTTGTTCATTACCTCCACTGTCGTCGTTGCAGAACTCGAGTTGCAACCATCCAGGATTACTTTCCGGCTCTACAGATTCTTGGTAGTGTGCCTGCAGGGTTCTTTATTACAGTGTAAGTTTCATGCAATTTTAACTTCTGGTGATTTTATTTATCGTCTAATAAGGGCATATATGCAGGTTTAGTGTTGAAGTAGCAGAGGACGAGCGATATCATCGAGGAATAGATGACATGACCCTAGCCGAGACTTACTGTGTCCAATGTAGAAACCTGCTCGGGTGGAAAATTGTAAGATACTAGTAATATTAAAGATCATTTGAGTTTCATGATAACAAGACGATTTTGTTGCTCTTTTTCTTTCCCTCTTAAATTACTGAATTTATGATTTCTCCAGATTGCAATCTCCCAACCGTCTAGGAGTCATATAGTAGGAGGATTCATCATGAGATTGTAAGTTTCTAATTGCGAATTTGCAGATTGAAACCGTCTGTTCATGTACATATATGGAATGACTTGTAAGGTGTTAATTCAAACTGAGTATTTTGTGGCAGGAATGAGATTATTTGCTGGAACAATGTACTGTTGTTGGATTTACTCTTTGGAGGCAATAATGAACAGGCTCCtaatgatcaagatggaggTGCAGATGAAGAACAGGATAATGATCAAAATGGAGGCGCTAATGAACTGGTTCCTAATGAATAAGATTTAGGCTCTAATAAGCAAAATGTTGATCAAGATGGAGACGCTAATGAACAAAATTTAGGCACTAATGGGGAAAATGTTAATCAGGATGAAAATGGAGGCATTAATGGACAAGTTCCTAATCAAGATGTAGATATTGTTGAGGGAATGGGCAATATTGATCTAAATGCAAACATTTGAATCAACTATTGATGAAAAATGCATAGCctacttccttttttttttttttttttggtttatggATTACAGTACATATTGATTTTGGAGAAAAGCAATTGACATTTGACATGTTTGAGCTCGAGTGCTTCCCTTCTTTATAGAGTATATgtttatcttttaatttcttgACTACAATCTTTTAATCGTCTTTGTTTCAACTAGTGTAGTTGCTTGACAGTG is part of the Solanum stenotomum isolate F172 chromosome 8, ASM1918654v1, whole genome shotgun sequence genome and encodes:
- the LOC125873296 gene encoding uncharacterized protein LOC125873296 gives rise to the protein MAIRMGQNLPEYNHIPSVHYFYCCGCGAHVAIIYYIPALRIIAQVYISRFRVEVAENEPQHGVIHGMNLTVAVTYCVQCGNLLMWKIIAVSQPSSVYRVGGSILRLDAVISWNNVTLFDFLNGGNNEQTPNDQDGGADEQQDGNANEQDSSANEQNQTADLDGNGGINEQVPNQDVAIVEGLGNIDLNANI
- the LOC125872383 gene encoding uncharacterized protein LOC125872383, which translates into the protein MSIRIWFLTQQFVMRQNLPEYNHIPFVHYLHCRRCRTRVATIQDYFPALQILGSVPAGFFITVFSVEVAEDERYHRGIDDMTLAETYCVQCRNLLGWKIIAISQPSRSHIVGGFIMRLNEIICWNNVLLLDLLFGGNNEQAPNDQDGGADEEQDNDQNGGANELDENGGINGQVPNQDVDIVEGMGNIDLNANI